A single window of Modestobacter italicus DNA harbors:
- a CDS encoding PTS transporter subunit EIIC: MTTGPGKDDTAADGAGGGATQADVDRPSRSKQFGSVMTEIFTPILPPLIGAGIIQGLLTIATSVGVLDEQSTEYHVLNTIGSAVFFFLPFLLAVSSARAFDTNPYGAIGITALLLHPNTTAIMASPDPVDFLGIPITHTQYTSSVVPVILIVWVQAMVGRFARRKLPPILHTVLVPPLVMLVVGVLSLLVLGPAGNLVGTLLGAVVEWLSGVGPWLVPTLIGAFGALLISVGASFTLFPLALSAVAAQGYNTVYGPGFLAVNLSLCGMSLAVMQKTKNKAYKGYCGSAALTALLGVSQPSLYGIAVPLGKPLVATCLGGLAGGLVAGLSGFRVYGFLPSGIAALPAFVPPEGGANLVWGIGVMVVALAGGYLATRLLGFSQPSAETIAGILGEDADPVSSGDDGEAERADTDEHDARSTTDATTPDPGTPTSDRGARRPGSER, from the coding sequence GTGACCACTGGTCCGGGCAAGGACGACACGGCGGCGGACGGTGCCGGGGGCGGCGCTACGCAGGCCGACGTGGACCGGCCTTCCCGGTCCAAGCAGTTCGGCTCGGTGATGACCGAGATCTTCACCCCGATCCTGCCGCCGCTGATCGGGGCCGGCATCATCCAGGGGCTGCTGACGATCGCGACCAGCGTCGGTGTGCTGGACGAGCAGAGCACCGAGTACCACGTGCTCAACACCATCGGCAGCGCGGTCTTCTTCTTCCTGCCGTTCCTGCTGGCGGTGTCCTCGGCGCGGGCCTTCGACACCAACCCCTACGGCGCCATCGGCATCACCGCGCTGCTGCTGCACCCGAACACGACCGCGATCATGGCGTCGCCCGATCCCGTCGACTTCCTCGGCATCCCGATCACGCACACCCAGTACACCTCCAGCGTGGTGCCGGTCATCCTCATCGTCTGGGTGCAGGCGATGGTCGGGCGGTTCGCCCGGCGGAAGCTCCCGCCGATCCTGCACACCGTCCTCGTCCCGCCGCTGGTGATGCTGGTCGTCGGCGTGCTGAGCCTGCTGGTGCTCGGTCCGGCCGGCAACCTCGTCGGCACGCTGCTCGGGGCGGTCGTCGAGTGGCTCTCCGGCGTCGGGCCCTGGCTGGTGCCCACGCTCATCGGCGCCTTCGGGGCGCTGCTCATCTCGGTGGGCGCGTCGTTCACCCTCTTCCCGCTGGCTCTGTCCGCAGTCGCCGCACAGGGCTACAACACCGTCTACGGTCCGGGCTTCCTCGCCGTGAACCTCTCGCTGTGCGGGATGAGCCTGGCGGTGATGCAGAAGACGAAGAACAAGGCCTACAAGGGCTACTGCGGCTCCGCGGCGCTGACCGCGCTGCTGGGCGTGTCCCAGCCCAGCCTCTACGGCATCGCCGTGCCGTTGGGCAAGCCACTGGTCGCCACCTGCCTCGGCGGTCTGGCCGGCGGCCTGGTCGCGGGGCTCAGCGGCTTCCGGGTCTACGGGTTCCTACCGTCGGGGATCGCCGCTCTGCCCGCCTTCGTCCCGCCCGAGGGCGGCGCCAACCTGGTGTGGGGGATCGGGGTCATGGTCGTCGCGCTGGCCGGCGGCTACCTCGCCACCCGGCTGCTGGGCTTCTCGCAGCCCTCCGCCGAGACCATCGCCGGCATCCTCGGCGAGGACGCCGACCCGGTCAGCAGCGGTGACGACGGCGAGGCAGAACGCGCCGACACCGACGAGCACGACGCGCGGTCGACGACGGACGCCACCACACCGGATCCGGGGACACCGACATCGGATCGAGGGGCGCGACGGCCGGGGTCCGAACGATGA
- the uidA gene encoding beta-glucuronidase, whose product MLSPRESATRERVTLDGLWRFVLDPGGRGRAEHWWAGALPGDAEVPVPASFNGVLPGREAHDHVGDVWYQRVIRVPRGWAGERIVLRLDAATHRAVVWVGDTQVAEHEGGYTPFEADVTEHVQAGEEARVTVVVNTELRWSSIPPGFVQELEDGRLLQQYFHDFFNYTGLHRSVWLHATPHTHVSDVTVTTTRINGEVGTIGYRVAVAGDAERPVRVVVRDAGGIEVAGADGAQGTVRIEDVQLWRPGAGYLYTLEVTVLGAGGEVVDVYPQPFGVRTVAVDGIRFLINGEPFYFTGFGKHEDFPVHGRGFDPAVMVHDFELLRWIGANSFRTSHYPYDEAFLDYADRHGIVVIDETAAVGLNLDTGAGVLNQAGPMETYSDTTIGAHTQKAHRQAIRELVARDKNHPCVVIWSIANEPDTVSPAARPYFEPLVAETRRLDPTRPVGFVNFMMATPERDVISDLFDVLMINRYYGWYANTGDLVASERLLEAELREWAQRGKPIVMTEYGADTQAGQHSLIGETWSEEYQVDLLAMYHRVFDRIDAVVGEQIWNFADFATRGGINRVGGNKKGVFTRERQPKASAHTLRRRWRGQE is encoded by the coding sequence ATGCTCAGTCCGCGTGAGTCCGCTACGAGAGAGCGCGTGACGCTCGACGGGTTGTGGCGCTTCGTCCTGGACCCCGGGGGTCGCGGCCGCGCCGAGCACTGGTGGGCGGGCGCTCTGCCCGGCGACGCCGAGGTGCCGGTGCCGGCCAGCTTCAACGGGGTGCTGCCCGGGCGCGAGGCGCACGACCACGTCGGCGACGTCTGGTACCAGCGCGTCATCCGGGTGCCCCGCGGGTGGGCCGGCGAGCGGATCGTCCTCCGTCTGGACGCCGCCACCCACCGGGCCGTCGTCTGGGTCGGCGACACGCAGGTCGCCGAGCACGAGGGGGGCTACACGCCGTTCGAGGCCGACGTCACCGAGCACGTCCAGGCGGGCGAGGAGGCGCGCGTCACCGTCGTCGTCAACACGGAGCTGCGCTGGAGCTCCATCCCGCCCGGTTTCGTCCAGGAGCTGGAGGACGGCCGGCTGCTGCAGCAGTACTTCCACGACTTCTTCAACTACACCGGGCTGCACCGTTCGGTGTGGTTGCACGCCACCCCGCATACGCACGTCAGCGACGTCACGGTGACCACGACCAGGATCAACGGGGAGGTCGGGACGATCGGCTACCGCGTCGCCGTGGCCGGCGACGCGGAGCGCCCGGTCCGGGTGGTCGTGCGCGACGCCGGCGGCATCGAGGTCGCCGGGGCGGACGGCGCCCAGGGCACGGTGCGCATCGAGGACGTGCAGCTGTGGCGCCCGGGGGCCGGCTACCTGTACACGCTTGAGGTCACCGTGCTCGGCGCCGGCGGCGAGGTCGTGGACGTCTACCCGCAGCCCTTCGGCGTGCGCACGGTCGCCGTGGACGGCATCCGCTTCCTGATCAACGGCGAGCCGTTCTACTTCACCGGTTTCGGCAAGCACGAGGACTTCCCGGTGCACGGGCGTGGGTTCGACCCGGCGGTGATGGTGCACGACTTCGAGCTGCTGCGGTGGATCGGCGCGAACTCCTTCCGCACCTCGCACTACCCCTACGACGAGGCGTTCCTGGACTACGCCGATCGGCACGGGATCGTGGTCATCGACGAGACCGCGGCGGTCGGGCTGAACCTGGACACCGGCGCCGGCGTCCTCAACCAGGCCGGGCCGATGGAGACCTACAGCGACACGACGATCGGCGCGCACACGCAGAAGGCCCACCGGCAGGCGATCCGCGAGCTCGTTGCGCGGGACAAGAACCATCCCTGCGTGGTGATCTGGAGCATCGCCAACGAGCCCGACACCGTCTCACCGGCAGCCCGGCCCTACTTCGAGCCGCTCGTCGCCGAGACGCGGCGACTGGATCCCACCCGGCCGGTCGGCTTCGTCAACTTCATGATGGCCACGCCCGAGCGCGACGTGATCTCCGACCTCTTCGACGTGCTCATGATCAACCGTTACTACGGCTGGTATGCCAACACCGGCGATCTGGTGGCGTCCGAGCGATTGCTGGAGGCCGAGCTGCGCGAGTGGGCGCAGCGCGGCAAACCGATCGTGATGACGGAGTACGGCGCGGATACGCAGGCCGGGCAGCACAGCCTGATCGGCGAGACGTGGAGCGAGGAGTACCAGGTCGATCTCCTGGCGATGTACCACCGCGTCTTCGACCGGATCGACGCGGTGGTCGGCGAGCAGATCTGGAACTTCGCCGACTTCGCCACCCGCGGTGGCATCAACCGGGTCGGCGGGAACAAGAAGGGCGTCTTCACCAGGGAGCGGCAGCCGAAGGCCAGCGCGCACACCCTGCGTCGGCGTTGGCGCGGCCAGGAATGA
- a CDS encoding bile acid:sodium symporter family protein, translated as MFEAFQTIGSWGVTVFVVTSMLNVGLTQKPSRLLDHLGNRAFLVRMLVINLVVVPALMIAATSVVALEPVYAAGLLLFSLAAGAPFLIKLASTSENDIALAATVLLVLMVATVVVLPVALPLVIEGLSVDTGTVVGSLLRQMILPLAIGMVALQFAEDVVAVAQPWVARISNVALYVLIVAIIIGYLPSMTDPDLWKAIAVGTVVLLLALFLGYMMGDGHDHLQDVGGLATAQRGTAAAMIVAQANFSDARVLVVITLVNTLGIVLLIAAAKVMSSDNGFSVLTPTAAADPPHRRPERQSA; from the coding sequence GTGTTCGAGGCCTTCCAGACCATCGGTTCCTGGGGTGTCACCGTCTTCGTCGTCACGTCCATGTTGAACGTCGGCCTGACGCAGAAGCCGTCTCGGCTCCTGGACCACCTGGGCAACCGCGCCTTCCTGGTCCGCATGCTGGTGATCAACCTCGTGGTCGTCCCGGCGCTGATGATCGCGGCCACCAGCGTCGTCGCGCTGGAGCCGGTCTACGCCGCGGGGCTCCTGCTCTTCTCGTTGGCCGCCGGGGCTCCGTTCCTGATCAAGCTGGCGAGCACCTCGGAGAACGACATCGCCCTGGCTGCCACCGTGCTGCTGGTGCTGATGGTGGCCACGGTGGTGGTTCTGCCGGTCGCGCTGCCGCTGGTCATCGAGGGGCTGAGCGTGGACACCGGAACGGTCGTCGGCAGCCTGCTGCGGCAGATGATCCTGCCGCTCGCCATCGGCATGGTCGCCCTGCAGTTCGCCGAGGACGTCGTGGCCGTCGCCCAGCCCTGGGTCGCGAGGATCTCCAACGTCGCCCTGTACGTGCTCATCGTCGCGATCATCATCGGCTACCTGCCCAGCATGACCGACCCCGACCTGTGGAAGGCCATCGCCGTCGGCACGGTCGTGCTGCTGCTCGCGCTGTTCCTGGGCTACATGATGGGCGACGGCCACGACCACCTGCAGGACGTGGGCGGCCTGGCCACCGCCCAGCGGGGCACCGCCGCGGCCATGATCGTCGCCCAGGCGAACTTCTCCGACGCCCGGGTCCTGGTGGTCATCACGCTGGTCAACACCCTCGGCATCGTGCTGCTGATCGCCGCTGCCAAGGTCATGAGCAGCGACAACGGCTTCTCCGTCCTGACACCGACCGCCGCCGCCGACCCACCTCACCGCCGACCCGAGAGGCAGAGCGCATGA
- a CDS encoding SulP family inorganic anion transporter → MDDENGEPRTGGSSSRLKSLPGDALAGAVNAVVSVPSGMATAALAGVNPVYGLYATVVSPPVGGLLASSQLMQIATTGASALAAGQAVSGYPAQQRGPALFLLVLIAGLFLVAFGLLRAGTLVRYISYPVMTAFLSGVAAVLVMDQSAQFAGYETGGSTSLGSFVDLLLHVGEFSWRSVVIGGIALALMIGLGRTRLSNISSLVALLVPSVIAYLWQPGDVQIVNDVSEIPSGLPPFALPDLGLLSVDLVVSAFAVAVVIAVQGAGVSQSVPNPDGSRADTSRDMLGQGAGNAAASFFSGMPTGASVSQSALNVQVGARSRLAGVFHGVFMLLVILVAAELVGQVPMPVLAAIMMVAGFSAIRFSAMRSAWSVGGTARWAVVVTFLATLLLSIPAAVATGVVMTLALFIYQAAQTTEVHELTQGDDGEIRVGDAPDTLPAGAVTVLDVYGPLFFAAARTLRERLPDAGSADHSAVVLRIRGNSQIGATFIEEINDYAHELGERGGRLYLCGMTEDLADKLRRADRLALGNEVVLVPGTNVLGSALREAVQDARTWLDGRDTDGRQ, encoded by the coding sequence ATGGACGACGAGAACGGCGAGCCGCGGACGGGAGGGAGCAGCAGCCGGCTCAAGAGCCTGCCCGGCGACGCTCTGGCCGGGGCGGTGAATGCCGTCGTCAGCGTCCCCTCGGGCATGGCGACCGCTGCCCTGGCGGGCGTCAACCCGGTGTACGGGCTCTACGCCACGGTGGTGTCGCCGCCGGTCGGCGGCCTGCTGGCCAGCTCCCAGCTGATGCAGATCGCCACCACGGGCGCCTCCGCGCTGGCGGCCGGCCAGGCCGTCTCCGGGTACCCGGCGCAGCAGCGCGGCCCGGCGCTGTTCCTGCTGGTGCTGATCGCCGGGCTCTTCCTGGTGGCGTTCGGCCTCCTGCGGGCGGGGACCCTGGTGCGGTACATCTCCTACCCGGTGATGACCGCGTTCCTCTCCGGCGTCGCCGCGGTGCTCGTCATGGACCAGTCCGCGCAGTTCGCCGGGTACGAGACGGGGGGCAGCACGAGCCTGGGATCGTTCGTCGACCTGCTGCTGCACGTCGGCGAGTTCAGCTGGCGATCGGTCGTGATCGGCGGGATCGCCCTCGCGCTCATGATCGGCCTGGGCAGGACCAGGCTGTCCAACATCTCCTCCCTGGTGGCGCTCCTGGTGCCCAGCGTCATCGCGTACCTGTGGCAGCCGGGGGACGTGCAGATCGTCAACGACGTGAGCGAGATCCCCTCGGGACTGCCGCCGTTCGCCCTGCCCGACCTCGGGCTCCTCAGCGTCGACCTGGTCGTCTCCGCCTTCGCCGTGGCCGTGGTCATCGCCGTGCAGGGCGCCGGGGTCAGCCAGAGCGTGCCCAACCCGGATGGCTCCCGCGCCGACACCTCCCGGGACATGCTCGGCCAAGGAGCGGGCAACGCAGCGGCCAGCTTCTTCTCCGGTATGCCCACCGGTGCGTCGGTCAGCCAGAGCGCGCTCAACGTCCAGGTCGGCGCCAGGAGCCGGCTCGCGGGCGTGTTCCACGGCGTCTTCATGCTGCTGGTCATCCTGGTCGCGGCCGAGCTGGTCGGGCAGGTGCCGATGCCCGTGCTCGCGGCGATCATGATGGTCGCCGGGTTCTCCGCGATCCGGTTCTCCGCGATGCGCTCCGCCTGGTCCGTCGGCGGCACGGCGCGCTGGGCCGTGGTCGTCACCTTCCTCGCCACGCTGCTGCTGTCGATCCCCGCAGCCGTCGCGACCGGCGTGGTCATGACCCTGGCGTTGTTCATCTACCAGGCGGCGCAGACCACCGAGGTGCACGAGCTCACCCAGGGGGACGACGGGGAGATCCGGGTGGGCGACGCGCCGGACACCCTCCCGGCAGGTGCCGTCACCGTCCTCGACGTCTACGGCCCGCTGTTCTTCGCCGCCGCCCGCACCCTGCGCGAGCGCCTGCCGGACGCCGGGTCCGCCGACCACTCCGCGGTCGTGCTGCGCATCCGCGGCAACAGCCAGATCGGTGCCACCTTCATCGAGGAGATCAACGACTACGCGCACGAGTTGGGAGAGCGCGGCGGGCGGCTGTACCTGTGCGGCATGACCGAGGACCTCGCCGACAAACTGCGCCGGGCCGACCGGCTCGCGCTCGGGAACGAGGTCGTCCTAGTCCCTGGCACGAACGTGCTCGGGTCCGCACTGCGCGAGGCGGTGCAGGACGCCCGGACCTGGCTCGACGGCCGCGACACCGACGGCAGGCAGTGA
- a CDS encoding formylglycine-generating enzyme family protein has product MSTHDLRWVPGGTFAMGSADFYPEERPVHRVAVDGFWMDRHPVTATAFARFVADTGYLTVAERRPDPAAYPGVDPAVLVAGSLVFTPPARPVPLRDPRAWWTYVPGASWRHPEGPGSTVDGRGDHPVVHVAHEDAEAYARWAGKDLPTEAEWEFAARGGLAGAVYTWGDEFAPGGRLMANTWQGEFPWEDLGTDGYKRTSPVGAFPPNGYGLHDTAGNVWEWTSDLYAPRHSGDAPSACCIPRNPRVHTADQTWTTGLPDAAVARRVVKGGSHLCAPNYCLRYRPAARQGEPVDTSTGHLGFRCVLRSSERTAPDVPVTVSG; this is encoded by the coding sequence ATGAGCACGCATGACCTGAGGTGGGTTCCCGGCGGGACGTTCGCGATGGGCTCGGCGGACTTCTACCCCGAGGAGCGCCCGGTCCACCGGGTGGCCGTCGACGGCTTCTGGATGGACCGGCACCCGGTCACCGCCACCGCCTTCGCCCGGTTCGTGGCGGACACCGGGTACCTGACCGTGGCCGAGCGCCGCCCGGACCCGGCCGCCTACCCGGGCGTGGACCCGGCCGTGCTGGTGGCGGGATCCCTGGTCTTCACCCCGCCGGCCCGCCCGGTCCCGCTGCGGGACCCCCGGGCGTGGTGGACCTACGTGCCGGGGGCGTCCTGGCGGCACCCCGAGGGGCCGGGCAGCACCGTGGACGGGCGAGGGGACCATCCGGTGGTGCACGTGGCCCACGAGGACGCCGAGGCGTACGCGCGGTGGGCCGGCAAGGACCTGCCCACCGAGGCGGAGTGGGAGTTCGCCGCCCGCGGTGGGTTGGCGGGCGCCGTCTACACCTGGGGCGACGAGTTCGCTCCCGGAGGCCGGCTGATGGCGAATACCTGGCAGGGGGAGTTCCCGTGGGAGGACCTGGGAACCGACGGGTACAAGCGTACCTCCCCGGTCGGTGCCTTCCCTCCCAACGGCTACGGGCTGCACGACACGGCCGGCAACGTCTGGGAGTGGACCAGCGACCTGTACGCGCCCCGCCACTCCGGTGACGCACCATCGGCGTGCTGCATCCCGCGCAACCCGCGCGTGCACACAGCCGACCAGACCTGGACCACGGGTCTGCCGGACGCCGCCGTGGCCCGCCGGGTCGTCAAGGGCGGGTCGCACCTGTGCGCGCCGAACTACTGCCTGCGGTACCGCCCGGCGGCGCGCCAGGGTGAGCCGGTGGACACCTCCACCGGCCACCTCGGTTTCCGCTGCGTCCTGCGCTCGAGCGAGCGGACCGCCCCGGACGTGCCGGTCACGGTGTCCGGGTGA
- a CDS encoding sulfatase-like hydrolase/transferase yields MTADTAGAPERRPNILVLCMDQWDVHMDLPPGVDLPALQRLVGAGVTLDNQYCTVPQCTPSRATMWTGQHAKDVGLWDNTNFAWTDVLDEGIPTIGTMLREQGYYTAFKGKWHLSHPERSSEALEGYGFSDYQAWGDNWGAPLHGAQLDGTVAFETVDWLRHKRPQDKPWFLVSSMVNPHDIMFLRAGRDEQAHANGAVAALTHPAQDLGFMREYDIELPGNFSDDLDAQPFGVRSYKRNVEWNYGCIPEGREDLWKARRNYLINCLRMVDQEFRKILDELDRQDLWRDTVVVFTSDHGEMNGAHRMTQKGAIPFQEASVVNMTVVSPTGPGGVHSDAVGSHLDLATTFLSWAGLGADEIRERYPVLRGRDLRPVFEGPDRVDPPRGSTSMPGDGALVNWDGLNMLDPEWAIQGALGELAQLGDGPDKTLEDCRRAGSTYGAPDMDKRTFFRAVSDGRHKLVRWFSPTQYETPRTVEDLHATSDVALYDLVDDPGETHNIGDPSRPDYDEKLVGSMLDKLVHLIDTELGEDECPFDLDLFGTREVRYRLADVEAGAPAGAQPAEPGPATQAQRKTTS; encoded by the coding sequence ATGACCGCGGACACCGCAGGAGCACCGGAGCGACGCCCCAACATCCTGGTGCTGTGCATGGACCAGTGGGACGTGCACATGGACCTGCCCCCGGGCGTGGACCTGCCGGCCCTCCAGCGACTCGTCGGGGCCGGGGTGACCCTGGACAACCAGTACTGCACGGTGCCGCAGTGCACCCCGTCCCGCGCCACGATGTGGACCGGCCAGCACGCCAAGGACGTCGGCCTGTGGGACAACACCAACTTCGCCTGGACCGACGTGCTGGACGAGGGGATCCCCACGATCGGCACGATGCTGCGGGAGCAGGGCTACTACACCGCCTTCAAGGGCAAGTGGCACCTGTCCCACCCCGAGCGCTCGTCGGAGGCGCTGGAGGGCTACGGGTTCTCCGACTACCAGGCCTGGGGCGACAACTGGGGCGCCCCGCTGCACGGTGCGCAGCTCGACGGCACCGTCGCCTTCGAGACCGTCGACTGGTTGCGCCACAAGCGCCCGCAGGACAAGCCCTGGTTCCTCGTCTCCTCCATGGTCAACCCGCACGACATCATGTTCCTGCGCGCCGGGCGGGACGAGCAGGCGCACGCCAACGGGGCGGTGGCCGCACTGACCCACCCGGCCCAGGACCTCGGCTTCATGCGCGAGTACGACATCGAGCTTCCCGGCAACTTCTCCGACGACCTCGACGCGCAGCCGTTCGGGGTGCGCTCCTACAAGCGCAACGTCGAGTGGAACTACGGCTGCATCCCCGAAGGTCGCGAGGACCTGTGGAAGGCCCGCCGCAACTACCTGATCAACTGCCTGCGGATGGTCGACCAGGAGTTCAGGAAGATCCTCGACGAGCTGGACCGGCAGGACCTGTGGCGCGACACCGTGGTGGTGTTCACCTCCGACCACGGCGAGATGAACGGTGCCCACCGGATGACCCAGAAGGGGGCGATCCCGTTCCAGGAGGCCTCGGTCGTCAACATGACCGTGGTCTCACCGACCGGGCCCGGTGGTGTCCACTCCGACGCCGTGGGATCCCACCTCGACCTGGCCACGACCTTCCTGTCCTGGGCCGGTCTCGGAGCCGACGAGATCCGCGAGCGCTACCCGGTGCTCCGCGGTCGGGACCTGCGGCCGGTGTTCGAGGGCCCTGACCGAGTGGATCCGCCGCGCGGCTCGACCTCGATGCCCGGTGACGGCGCACTGGTCAACTGGGACGGTCTGAACATGCTGGACCCGGAGTGGGCCATCCAGGGCGCGCTCGGTGAGCTGGCCCAGCTGGGCGACGGTCCGGACAAGACGCTCGAGGACTGCCGGCGGGCCGGGAGCACCTACGGGGCGCCGGACATGGACAAGCGCACGTTCTTCCGCGCGGTCTCCGACGGACGGCACAAGCTGGTGCGGTGGTTCTCCCCCACTCAGTACGAGACCCCCCGGACGGTCGAGGACCTGCATGCGACCTCCGACGTGGCCCTGTACGACCTGGTCGACGACCCCGGGGAGACCCACAACATCGGGGATCCGTCCCGCCCCGACTACGACGAGAAGCTGGTCGGGTCGATGCTGGACAAGCTCGTCCACCTCATCGACACCGAGCTCGGCGAGGACGAGTGCCCCTTCGACCTGGACCTGTTCGGGACCCGGGAGGTGCGCTACCGGCTGGCGGACGTCGAGGCCGGCGCCCCGGCCGGTGCACAGCCGGCCGAACCCGGCCCCGCGACCCAGGCACAGCGGAAGACGACGTCCTGA
- a CDS encoding SulP family inorganic anion transporter, protein MPDGLAAAALAGVNPVYGLYTSATAPVVGSALASSQLVQIATTSASALAAGQAVAAYPTAERDDAMFLLVVLSGVFLALFGVLRLGRLVRYVSHAVMTGFLFGVSAVLVLDQLAPLVGYAPQGPNEVVQFVDLLTGIGGWNWTAVAVGCTALAIMAALARTRLATLSSLIALVVPALVVWVFSLDVERVVDVSPIPRGLPALSLPDLSLISADLLLAAAALAAVVAVQGAGVSQSVENPDGSAVSTSGDMLAQGAANVAAGLFSGIPAGGSVGQTALNVSVGARSRWAGISGGVWMLVIIVALPGVIGQVPMTVLGALMIVAGAGAIKPREALSIWRTSTGARASILVTFVATLLVSVPVAVAVGVGLSALWFLVTSSADVRVRRLVPDGRGGFTETDPPEVVPSGEVVVLDVHGSLFFAGARTLADALPAPAGGAPVVVLRLRGHSSVGATLVAVLANYAESLEDAGGHLYLSGLDRDVAEQLRRAGKLDIGDSVHLAEATNVLGASTYRALAHGEEWLRAMSRPDGAGGPAATARVRAPQSAVLPEGALRAPRHRTPRPGRGVTRTP, encoded by the coding sequence GTGCCCGATGGTCTGGCCGCCGCCGCGCTCGCCGGCGTCAACCCCGTCTACGGGCTGTACACCTCCGCGACCGCACCGGTGGTCGGTTCCGCACTGGCCAGCTCGCAGCTGGTGCAGATCGCGACGACCTCGGCCTCGGCGCTGGCCGCCGGCCAGGCCGTCGCCGCCTACCCCACCGCAGAGCGCGACGACGCGATGTTCCTGCTCGTGGTGCTCAGCGGGGTGTTCCTGGCCCTGTTCGGGGTCCTGCGGCTGGGGCGCCTGGTGCGCTACGTCTCCCACGCGGTGATGACCGGGTTCCTGTTCGGGGTCTCGGCGGTGCTGGTGCTGGACCAGCTCGCGCCGCTGGTCGGGTACGCGCCGCAGGGGCCCAACGAGGTGGTCCAGTTCGTCGACCTGCTCACCGGCATCGGCGGGTGGAACTGGACGGCGGTCGCCGTCGGCTGCACCGCGCTGGCGATCATGGCGGCGCTGGCGCGGACCCGGCTGGCCACCCTGTCCTCGCTTATCGCCCTCGTGGTCCCGGCCCTCGTCGTGTGGGTGTTCTCCCTGGACGTCGAGCGGGTCGTGGACGTCAGCCCCATCCCGCGCGGGCTGCCCGCCCTCAGCCTGCCCGACCTGTCGCTGATCAGCGCGGACCTCCTCCTGGCCGCCGCCGCGCTGGCCGCGGTGGTCGCCGTCCAGGGCGCCGGGGTGTCCCAGAGCGTGGAGAACCCCGACGGCTCGGCGGTGTCCACCTCGGGCGACATGCTCGCCCAGGGGGCGGCGAACGTCGCCGCGGGCCTGTTCTCCGGCATCCCCGCGGGCGGCTCGGTGGGGCAGACCGCGCTCAACGTGTCGGTGGGCGCGCGCAGCCGGTGGGCCGGCATCTCCGGCGGGGTCTGGATGCTGGTGATCATCGTCGCCCTGCCGGGGGTCATCGGTCAGGTGCCGATGACCGTCCTCGGAGCGCTGATGATCGTCGCGGGCGCGGGGGCGATCAAGCCGCGTGAAGCCCTGTCGATCTGGCGCACAAGCACCGGCGCTCGGGCGTCGATCCTGGTCACCTTCGTCGCCACGCTGCTGGTCTCGGTGCCGGTGGCCGTGGCCGTCGGCGTCGGCCTCAGCGCGCTGTGGTTCCTGGTGACCTCCAGCGCGGACGTGCGGGTGCGCCGGTTGGTCCCCGACGGGCGTGGCGGCTTCACCGAGACGGACCCGCCCGAGGTCGTCCCCTCCGGTGAGGTCGTGGTGCTGGACGTGCACGGCTCGCTGTTCTTCGCCGGAGCCCGCACCCTGGCCGATGCCCTGCCCGCACCGGCCGGCGGGGCCCCGGTGGTCGTGCTGCGCCTGCGCGGGCACAGCTCGGTGGGCGCGACCCTGGTCGCCGTCCTCGCCAACTACGCCGAGTCGCTGGAGGACGCCGGGGGCCACCTGTACCTGTCCGGTCTCGACCGCGACGTCGCCGAGCAGCTGCGCCGGGCCGGCAAGCTGGACATCGGGGACTCGGTGCACCTGGCCGAGGCCACCAACGTCCTCGGCGCCTCCACCTACCGGGCACTCGCACACGGGGAGGAGTGGCTGCGGGCCATGAGCCGTCCGGACGGCGCGGGCGGCCCGGCCGCGACCGCGCGGGTGCGTGCCCCGCAGAGCGCGGTGCTGCCCGAGGGGGCGCTACGCGCCCCGCGGCACCGGACCCCGCGGCCGGGTCGCGGCGTCACCCGGACACCGTGA
- a CDS encoding NADPH-dependent FMN reductase, translating to MSQPTRTYEVGYFVGSLSSTSINRVLSRALIRLAPEELRFTEIPIGDLPLYNPDHDADYPPEARTLKEAIARSDAVLFLMPEYNRSIPGPLKNAIDWASRPWGQNSFDHVPAGVIGASPGQIGTAVGQQSLRAVLSYCNARQMTAPEAYITYSPELFHDDGEVTDESTTTFLRDYMSEFRDHVVRVLTVLPRS from the coding sequence ATGTCCCAGCCGACGAGGACCTACGAGGTGGGCTACTTCGTGGGGAGCCTCTCCTCCACCTCGATCAACCGGGTCCTGTCCCGCGCGCTGATCCGCCTCGCTCCCGAGGAGCTGCGGTTCACCGAGATCCCGATCGGCGACCTGCCGCTCTACAACCCCGACCACGACGCCGACTACCCGCCCGAGGCCAGGACGCTGAAGGAGGCGATCGCGCGGTCGGATGCCGTGCTGTTCCTGATGCCGGAGTACAACCGCTCCATACCCGGTCCCCTGAAGAACGCCATCGACTGGGCCTCGCGCCCCTGGGGGCAGAACTCCTTCGACCACGTCCCGGCCGGCGTCATCGGCGCATCGCCCGGCCAGATCGGCACCGCGGTCGGGCAGCAGAGCCTCCGCGCTGTGCTCAGCTACTGCAACGCCCGGCAGATGACCGCCCCCGAGGCCTACATCACGTACTCGCCGGAGCTCTTCCACGACGACGGAGAGGTCACCGACGAGTCCACGACGACGTTCCTCCGGGACTACATGAGCGAGTTCCGGGACCACGTCGTGCGGGTCCTGACCGTCCTGCCCCGGTCCTGA